DNA from Debaryomyces hansenii CBS767 chromosome A complete sequence:
AAACTGTTACTGTCTAATACTCGTGTGCTTCACTCAGCCACAATAACTCATATAGGGAATCAACTCTTCCAACTCTTCCTCTCCCACTCATTTacatattctttaaaatgCTCTGTCATCGACTCTGATattctaattcattaatatatatccCCTGAATTACAGGCTGTATATCAATGTGCTGAATACTTAATATAGAGTTGATAGGGAAAGTTTTCACATGTCGTGCATATAATCACTCGCATATGGATGCAACAAAATGTCAAAGTAAGGTTAGATTGCTGTTAAGCAGGCAGATTACAGTCGTAGAATGGGCCATCGAAACAAGCCTTGGGGTTAACCGCAGTATACTTGCATGTATTCCATTAAGTAGCTGAGTATTTTCTATACTGGTGAGCAAAAAGGAAATGGCACGGTAAAACGTTATAGCCACTTCGAGtagaattatatttgatggAATTCCAGGTACGATGAGCAATGTTATGATTGAATACCTGTGGTGTGCTCATTAGGGGattctttttctaaatACTTCATTGCAGTGGACCTGGAATAGTGGCTAGATAAAATTAGCAGGATGAAAGTCACTATGGGATTGAAATTTGGCCGTAGAAGAGTGCTATTGTACTCCACTGTCTTCTTGATACTTTTAGGGTTAATATGGATAGGACGGGATGTTGGGTTAGATGGTACTAAGGTTATTGATCAAATCCAAGGGATATCTAGGTCGAGGCTACCTACATCCAATTTTGCTACTAACGAGACGTTGGTGATATTTCCCCGTGGATTCGAATTAAGAGCATCGAGGGATTTGAGAGACTATTACAGAAAACATATGAATCATGATAAAAACCGGGTGTTTAATTCTGTGACGTATAATGGGCCACCTTCAGCCTTGACGGAGGCTGTGAAGCAGATTGACTACCACCAGCATGATATCTCCATGTATGATACAACGAAggatatttcaaatgattttaaGAAATGTGAGTCTGAATTAAACACCAAGTTCAAGGTGGACGTCGGCAAGGCAAAAAAGCATGATGACTCGCTCGCAAGGTTTGTGAAGAAGTTCGTACATCAATTGGAAAACGATGATGCTATGAAAGAACTCGCGAACTTTTTCAAGGATGATTTAAAAAAGCAGCTAGAGGATGATACGGTGGATAAACACTGGTATAAGTTTGCAGGTTCGTCAGTTTGGTTGCAGCAATATGGGGTACACTTCATGATTTCGAGAATGTTGTACAGTCCCACTGGGAACAAGAGCAACCCTGTTATGAGTTTGATCTTTGCTCAAGTATACAATGAAAAATGGGAAGAATTCGAAGATATTGAGCTAGTTATTCCTACTATAGATCCAATAACCAACAAAAAAATCTATAAGAACCTAGCGTTCCCTAGTTTCTTGCCTATCCCGTTTTATCATCAATCGtcttatattaataaaagatGGTATGGACCCGAAGATGCACGTATATTACTTTTCAAAAACGATGATGGTTTAGAGGAACctttaattatatttaatgcCTACCATCGTAAAGTAAACAAGCAAGAAAACATTGAAGAAGCTGCATCCAAAGTTTCACACGAATTCTATAGATCTATGTTCATGGGATGGCCGTTTAGGTTTCAACATGGTAAAGAGAACGTTGACGGTATTTCAAATGCTGCTACTGACGACaagatatataataaagtCGTTGAGTTGAGGAGAGAAGGCACTAAGAGATTAAAAGtgcaaaaaaattggaCACCTTTCGTTAGTGTAAAGGATCGTATCAATGGTGGTTCTGATGAAAGTATCTATTTTGTTTATAGATGGCAGAGCTTAGAAATCTTGAAATGCCAGTTGACTGGTTTTACTCATGACTATGCCAAGTGCAAATTCGAGTACAAGCGAAAAGAAGATTTACTGTCGGATGAACCTGTTGGTGCCTTAAGAGGTGGTACAGAGATGATCAGTCTAAATAAGATATTACCATCTATTAGTTCAAAACTTCACCCAAGCAAAGAAGTTTGGGTTGGCTTTGCAAGGGCCCATCTCGTACGCTGTGGCTGTGGTAAGGATATGTATCGCCCAAACTTGGCAATAATTACCAGAGAAGACaaccaattcaaaatatctcAATTGAGTTCATTCTTCTCTTTAGATATGGACGTTACCGGATGGAGAAACCCAGAGGTGCTATGTCATCCTAAAGATCCAAATGCATTAATTCCAAATGGGATCTCACATTGGGATGTTTCTACAATCAAATTAGGTAAGAAGTATGTTACGGAGGACTTCGTTACATTGTCATTATCAGTGGCTGATGCGACTGTACATACTATTCAAattaagaatttattaCAGAATATTCTCTCTGATACTTCCGTACTTTCTTACAATCAAAAATCAGGTTACACTGATGATGTTGTTGAATGTTCTCTCAAAGCTTCCAACCAATTTTGTGCAGCGTACGGCAAGGAACAAGTCAAACTTGGAAAGGTTCCTATTTAGTTCCTATTAAATTTATAGATAAATGTATAAAGTATTGTTTTAGtgttatatttttttatcgcagtattttttcttcttgttaaGCGATGgttgaaaattttgttgaattacTATTGAAGCACTGAACTTGGTAACAATACTATAATATGAGTTCTCTGTCTCTTAGTGGTAGTCCTAATCCCATATCATCTGTCAATGAAGACTTATTTCAGATTTTGCAACATTATGGGCCAGTAACGGCATTGAAAATTCACATGAACTATATAATATGTGGTTACGGGtcaatcttgaaaatattcaaaattgaaaaggatTTCACTCACCAATTGGTTTTCAACCGTCAAATATTAGATAGAAACAAGATTCATAATATCTCTGTAAGTCCTTGTGGTACCAGAATAATTTTGTCCGGTGGTAGATCATTTATTGTGTTGAATATCAGCGATCTCTTAAATACAAATCATGCATCGTCAAAAGAAAAGGCAATTAATGAATGGATTACATGTACCGAATTTTTAGATAACAACACGGTATTGATATTAACATCCCATAATATTGTTTATAAAGTAGACGTGTCAGACATGGAGTCAAACCaacattttgaaattgtcGATAGGATCCATTGTAACGAAAAATCTATTTTATATACTGGTTCTATACGTATTATTGGTGAAAAAACCTTAATAGCTGCGGGTACTGTAATGGGGGGTGTAATTGTTTGGGATTTAGACTCTCGTCAAATACTCCATAATTTGACTGATCACGAAGGCTCCATATTTGGAGTCAGAATTGATTCAGAAggaaaatatatcatttcATGCTCTGATGATagatcaattaaattatatgaCTTCAAAAGTGGCCGGCTCTTGGCTACTGGTTGGGGCCATGGGTCGAGAATATGGAATCTCGAGTTTTTCAAATGTAAAGATCTGTTAAAGATATTTAGTACTGGGGAGGACTGTACAGCTAGGATATGGGAATTTGAGTCGGGAAACCCACTCTTGAAACTACTTGATGTTTCTGATTGCCATTTAGGAAAACATGTCTGGTCTGGTGATTTAGATGACGATATTTTACAATTAAGTGTCACTGGAGGTGCTGATGGTAGAATAAAGCTCCATGATTTAACACTCTTTgcaaattctaataaaacaAGCTATACTTTAGAAACCATAGAAAAAGAAGTAGGTATTAAGTTTGACAAAAACGAAATCGTTAAGCAATATTTAGAATTGCCcgaattgaatttattaattgtatTGACATCCAATGGGAAGGTTTTAAGTTTGGATCAAAAGAATAAGAAGTGGGAACTCATTGATCTATCTAGTGAAGAAGTCAATAAGTTTAAGAATTTTGGATTGGTCAGAGGattcattgatattaatgtCATAATAATATGCACGAGATCTGGTGATTTGTTAGTGCTAAAGTTTGATGCTGATTCTCAAAAGCCAGTGTCAAAAACTTGGTTCCTTGACGAACATTTAAATGGTAACAAAGTGACAAATTTCATGACTTCATATGACAAAGAAGGCAATAACTTCTATGTCTTAATTGATTGTCCAAATCCTAAAATTCCTTTCATCCTTCggaaattcaaattcgatAATCATACTCTCGTGTGTGATGGCATTATTCATTTAGAACAACCTGATCAAACTAGTTTTACAACTACATGTATGACACTTGATAGtgtaaataaaatcttGATTTTAGGATCACGATATGTGAGCTTCGCTCTTTACGACTTAAGTACAGGTGCCGATTTAATACAATTAAGTGGCCTTTTCAAGAAGCTATCCAAAGGTGATACAATTACGGCTATATCAATTGTTCATTCACAAACTAATTGTATTCGTATTTTGGTAACTGTCAGAGACGGAATATATATGTATGTGGAGTTGAATAAAAAAGATGGCAGCTTCACTCATCAAGTGATTCACAAGAATAAACTCTCTAAGGGCTTTGTTGAAGGAGGGTTTCTTCATAACAATGAACTAATAGTGTACGGGTTCAAGTCTTCCTATTTTTATGTTTGGAATGAAACAAAACAATTAGAAGTTGCTAGCGAATTATGTGGTGGAGCCCATAGACAGTGGGAATTATTCAGGtataaaaattcaatgtCAGAAATGAAGTTTGTATATATAAGTAAATCAACTTTAAACATAAAAAGTTTCAAACAAAAGTTTGGCGATGGAAGCTATGGTCTAATCAACGATGGAACTCATGGAAGAGAAATTAGAGACATTGCAATATCTCCTTCTATATCCCCGGATGACACTTCTCGCTTGATAATGACTGCTTCTGAAGATACAACCATTAGATTAGgaaaattatttgctaATGGGGAAATTAAAAACTACTGGAGTTTAAACGAACATATATCGGGGTtgcaaagaataaatttcttaaatGATACATACGTCGGTAGTTCAGCTGCAAATGAAGAGTTCTTTATTTGGAAGCTAAACAAATTGGATACTGGAATTCCAACTATAACAAAATACGCAACTTTAAAAACCAGTCAAGCTAATCCAGATTTACGTATTATGGACTTTGATTCCTATCCATTTGCCAATGGTTTTGTTATTAGTACAGTTTATTctgattcaaatttgaaaatttggtATTTTGATTGTGTATCCggaaaatttcatttaattgcTAATGATTTCTACACCACTTGCTGCATACTTAATGTAAATTTCcttaaattcaatgataaGATTTACATTATGATAGGCACTACTGATGGCTGTTTGTCTATCTGGGATATATCTAATATcatgaataatttagacACCGAATCCCTGGAAGTACAAAAATTGGGCACCATGATTATCAAGCAACATTTGCATCAAAACGGTATTAAGGCAGTACTTTGCTTGCCTGATATGCCAAATGGTTACAGAGTATTTACAGGTGGTGatgataattcattgatcTCGTCAACATTGtgctttgaagaagaaagtgaaGAGTTGATTTTAAAAACTAATTGTTTCGTAGAAAAGGCTGCATCCTCGACTATCACTTCTCTTTCATTTGGTGGAAGTAATCAAATTGTTGTTACTTCCGTTGATCAAATTGTTCGTCTTTGGAAGTTCGACGACACATCGTTAACTTGTTCATCTGCAAGATATACAACCATAGCAGACACAGGTTGTAGTGATACAACTAAATTTGACGATAAAGATATCATTGTCGTTGGAGGGGCTGGTTTAAGCTCTTGGagtttttaatatttatataaatagacttcaaaattaatattagcAAACTAGATATAAAAGTAATATAATAAGCAGAAGAGAAGActaaaagaaaaaaatctaTTTTCTATTTAGATTCTTAATAATCTCAAATTGAAAGTAGTATCATTAATGGTTTGTTCTTCGTCGATGATAACCTTAGATTCGTCGCTAGTAAATGGCTCCAATGGTCTTTTAGTTGATTTGACTAATATACCTTCATGGTCTTTAAtaacattttcaaaattaatagtatctttgattaaattgTATTCAACCTTGATATCATCAGTAGTGTTCAAACCTGCCTTTTTACGTAATCGTTGAACACGGTTAATTAATTCCCTGGCCAAACCTTCACTTTGCAATTCTGGATACATGTTAACAtccaaaataatcaaaacaTCTTGTTGGGATCTAGATTCTTGACCATGGGAAGCCTTTTCTGTTGGCAAACCACGTTGGACTTGTAAGTCTTCAGTTACTAAATCAATTCCATCAACGGTAATCTTACCGGATTCGGCAAACTTTTGGACCTCTGCAGAAGAAACGTTTGGTAACGCTGCTTTCACTCTCTTGGCgtctttcttcaattttttaccTAAAACAGGCCAGTCAGCAACAACGGTATATTCAACACCATATTTAGCTTCATCTGAAGTAATAACTAAGTTTCTTACATTTAACTCGTCAGTAATGTATCCctttaatgattcaacATCTCTAAGATAACCTGGGTCAGAATGCAATATAACTAATTCCTTCAAAGGTGTCTTTAAGGAAATAgttttcttttctcttATGTTACGACCTAAATCAATAACCTTTTGCATTCTTGAAACAGCAACTTCAATCTCAGTATCAAATAACTCTTCCTTTACCGAAGGGTAGGATAAGAAATGGATAGATCTTGTATCCTTCATATTTGGATTGACACAATACttctctaattcttcatcagtgAAATATGGCTTTAATCTTTGGTAGATACCATCAGATAAGTAAGGCGTGAACGGTGCCATAGCTCTAGATAACGTTAATAAAGCTTCGGTTAATGTGTTAAGACCAACTCTAGTATCATCGACACCTTCGTCCGAATAACCCTTAAGACGACGACGGTTGAAACGAATATACCAGTTGgtcaattcatcaataagaGATAATAATCTTGGAACAACAGTGTATAATCGGTATTCAGACATTTCGACatgaataaatttaatCAATGATTGAATAGAAGCTAACAACCATCTATCCATAACGTTGGTTGATTTTAATGTAGAGTCGTAAACAAAATTCACATTGTTTTCCTTCTTAAAAAGATCAGCAGCATCTTTAAAGAACTTGTAAGAGTTGTACCAAGGTAACAAAACACTAGAAACAACTTCTCTGAcaccttcttctttaaatttcaaagtttccGCCCTTAATACAGGAGAGTTGATTAAGTATAATCTTAATGCATCAGCACCATATTTCTCTAAGACGATAGAAGGATCAGGGTAGTTCTTTAAACGCTTGGACATTTTCTTACCGTCTGAGGCTAAGACAATACCAGATACGATAACGTTTTGATATGGTGCAGTATTAAATAAGTATGTACCTAAGACTGTTAATGTGTAGAACCAACCTCTTGTCTGATCTAACCCTTCTGAAATAAAGTTTGCTGGGAAAGCCTTTAAGAACTTAtccttattttcaaatggaTAGTGGTTAGAGGAATAAGGCATAGACCCAGATTCGAACCAACAATCGAAAACTTCTTCGATTCTCTTTAATTGACCCTTGCCTTGTTTAGAAGGAATTGTGATGGAATCAATGCTTTCACGATGGATGTCAGTGATGTCATCACATCCAGACAATTccttcaattcatcaatcGAGCCAACACAGACGATTTCTTCGAAGTCATCACTCACCCACAATGGAATTGGAGTACCCCAGTAACGgtttcttgaaatattccaaTCTCTAGCATTGGCAATCCAGTTAGAAAATCTCTTTTCCTTAATTGTCGATGGAACCCATCTGGTTCTCTCAACATTCTTTAACATATCAGGAACAATATTAGTGATACGAACGAACCATGCTGGAACAGttctatataataatggtGTATCAGATCTCCAGCAGAATGGGTACGAGTGCTTCAATTGAGTAGAAACTAAAAGTCTACCGTCTTGtgtcaatttcttgatgaTTAACTTATCAGCATCTTTAACATATATACCTGCGAAATCACTTACTTCATTAGTGAATTTACCGTTGTCATCAACTGGGTTTGGAGGTTGCTTTTTTTCGTCGATAATTCCTGCCTTTGTAGCGGCGTTgaaatcttcttcaccaaAAGCTGGGGATTGATGAACAATACCGGTACCTGATTCAGCAGTAACATAGTCAGCACAGATAACTTTGAACCCACGATCTTTGAACGATTCATAGAAATATGGGAACAATGGAGTATACTTGGTACCAGCTAAATCCTTACCcttgattttttcaataaccTTATACTTTGCAGCAGCAGGTTTCTTATATAATGTAGACAATAAAGATTCTAATAAGATGAAGTTCTTTTGCTTTTCTTCatcgaatattttgatatattcaaattccGGATGAACAGCTAAAGCAATATTCGAAGGCAAAGTCCATGGCGTAGTAGTCCATGCAACTAACCAAGTGTTTTCATCGTCAACCAATGGAAAACCAATAGTAACTGCTGGATCGTTGACTTCCTTATAGTTTTGTTGTGCCTCAAAATTGGACAATGGAGTGGTTAATCCGGTCGAGTACGGCATGACCCTCAAACCCTTATACACAGCATCCTTCTTGAACAACTCCTTGAAGGCCCACCAGACAGATTCCATAAATTCTGGGTATAAAGTCTTGTAATCATTATCCATATCAATCCATCTACCCAATCTGGTGATAGTCTTACGCCATTCATCGGCATATCTCATAACAATTGCACGACACTCGTTGTTATACTTGTCAATACCCATATTCATAACGTCTTCCTTACCAGTAATGCCCAATTTCTTGTCGATTTCGTGTTCCACTGGTAACCCATGCGTATCCCATCCGAATCTTCTCTCAACATGGTGTCCGTTCATAGTAGCATAACGTGGAATAATATCCTTAACAGTAGATGCTAAGATATGTCCATAATGCGGCGTACCTGTAGCAAATGGTGGTCCATCAAAGAACGCAAATGGAGGAAGATCTTTAGTAATCTCTAATGATCTTTGAAATGCATTTGATTCCTCCCATTGCTTAATAACATTCTCTTCCTCTCTAGGAAAGTTAAAAAACTGATTACTAGCTTCTTGTTCACTCATCACTTCAGCTCAATAACAATTTAAGAAGGTCTTTCTTTAGCTATAgttctttatatttgtaGAAGATGATATACTAGGTGACTAACTTTGCACTTTTTAcgttgaaaaaaaattcgGCCTGATTATATAAGCACACAAAAGCTATAAGCATAATAAGATTAACTACTACTAGAGATAATAAGCTTACAGCAAGCGGTGAGTCAATGATATCCAACAGATTGTTTGGAGAAGTGCTACGGAAGTGTTTTAAGAATGGAACGTTTCCAGAAAGAATAGTGGTTGCTCTATCAGGTGGGGTTGACTCATTGTGTCTCACATATTTATTGGGACAATTCAAGAGAATATACAAACCAAGCTTGCAAATTACAGCCATCACCATTGACCACAAGTACCG
Protein-coding regions in this window:
- a CDS encoding DEHA2A06336p (similar to CA1866|IPF7647 Candida albicans) — encoded protein: MKVTMGLKFGRRRVLLYSTVFLILLGLIWIGRDVGLDGTKVIDQIQGISRSRLPTSNFATNETLVIFPRGFELRASRDLRDYYRKHMNHDKNRVFNSVTYNGPPSALTEAVKQIDYHQHDISMYDTTKDISNDFKKCESELNTKFKVDVGKAKKHDDSLARFVKKFVHQLENDDAMKELANFFKDDLKKQLEDDTVDKHWYKFAGSSVWLQQYGVHFMISRMLYSPTGNKSNPVMSLIFAQVYNEKWEEFEDIELVIPTIDPITNKKIYKNLAFPSFLPIPFYHQSSYINKRWYGPEDARILLFKNDDGLEEPLIIFNAYHRKVNKQENIEEAASKVSHEFYRSMFMGWPFRFQHGKENVDGISNAATDDKIYNKVVELRREGTKRLKVQKNWTPFVSVKDRINGGSDESIYFVYRWQSLEILKCQLTGFTHDYAKCKFEYKRKEDLSSDEPVGALRGGTEMISLNKILPSISSKLHPSKEVWVGFARAHLVRCGCGKDMYRPNLAIITREDNQFKISQLSSFFSLDMDVTGWRNPEVLCHPKDPNALIPNGISHWDVSTIKLGKKYVTEDFVTLSLSVADATVHTIQIKNLLQNILSDTSVLSYNQKSGYTDDVVECSLKASNQFCAAYGKEQVKLGKVPI
- a CDS encoding DEHA2A06358p (similar to uniprot|Q08924 Saccharomyces cerevisiae YPL183c), coding for MSSSSLSGSPNPISSVNEDLFQILQHYGPVTALKIHMNYIICGYGSILKIFKIEKDFTHQLVFNRQILDRNKIHNISVSPCGTRIILSGGRSFIVLNISDLLNTNHASSKEKAINEWITCTEFLDNNTVLILTSHNIVYKVDVSDMESNQHFEIVDRIHCNEKSILYTGSIRIIGEKTLIAAGTVMGGVIVWDLDSRQILHNLTDHEGSIFGVRIDSEGKYIISCSDDRSIKLYDFKSGRLLATGWGHGSRIWNLEFFKCKDSLKIFSTGEDCTARIWEFESGNPLLKLLDVSDCHLGKHVWSGDLDDDILQLSVTGGADGRIKLHDLTLFANSNKTSYTLETIEKEVGIKFDKNEIVKQYLELPELNLLIVLTSNGKVLSLDQKNKKWELIDLSSEEVNKFKNFGLVRGFIDINVIIICTRSGDLLVLKFDADSQKPVSKTWFLDEHLNGNKVTNFMTSYDKEGNNFYVLIDCPNPKIPFILRKFKFDNHTLVCDGIIHLEQPDQTSFTTTCMTLDSVNKILILGSRYVSFALYDLSTGADLIQLSGLFKKLSKGDTITAISIVHSQTNCIRILVTVRDGIYMYVELNKKDGSFTHQVIHKNKLSKGFVEGGFLHNNELIVYGFKSSYFYVWNETKQLEVASELCGGAHRQWELFRYKNSMSEMKFVYISKSTLNIKSFKQKFGDGSYGLINDGTHGREIRDIAISPSISPDDTSRLIMTASEDTTIRLGKLFANGEIKNYWSLNEHISGLQRINFLNDTYVGSSAANEEFFIWKLNKLDTGIPTITKYATLKTSQANPDLRIMDFDSYPFANGFVISTVYSDSNLKIWYFDCVSGKFHLIANDFYTTCCILNVNFLKFNDKIYIMIGTTDGCLSIWDISNIMNNLDTESSEVQKLGTMIIKQHLHQNGIKAVLCLPDMPNGYRVFTGGDDNSLISSTLCFEEESEELILKTNCFVEKAASSTITSLSFGGSNQIVVTSVDQIVRLWKFDDTSLTCSSARYTTIADTGCSDTTKFDDKDIIVVGGAGLSSWSF
- a CDS encoding DEHA2A06380p (highly similar to uniprot|P09436 Saccharomyces cerevisiae YBL076C ILS1 Cytoplasmic isoleucine-tRNA synthetase), yielding MSEQEASNQFFNFPREEENVIKQWEESNAFQRSLEITKDLPPFAFFDGPPFATGTPHYGHILASTVKDIIPRYATMNGHHVERRFGWDTHGLPVEHEIDKKLGITGKEDVMNMGIDKYNNECRAIVMRYADEWRKTITRLGRWIDMDNDYKTLYPEFMESVWWAFKELFKKDAVYKGLRVMPYSTGLTTPLSNFEAQQNYKEVNDPAVTIGFPLVDDENTWLVAWTTTPWTLPSNIALAVHPEFEYIKIFDEEKQKNFILLESLLSTLYKKPAAAKYKVIEKIKGKDLAGTKYTPLFPYFYESFKDRGFKVICADYVTAESGTGIVHQSPAFGEEDFNAATKAGIIDEKKQPPNPVDDNGKFTNEVSDFAGIYVKDADKLIIKKLTQDGRLLVSTQLKHSYPFCWRSDTPLLYRTVPAWFVRITNIVPDMLKNVERTRWVPSTIKEKRFSNWIANARDWNISRNRYWGTPIPLWVSDDFEEIVCVGSIDELKELSGCDDITDIHRESIDSITIPSKQGKGQLKRIEEVFDCWFESGSMPYSSNHYPFENKDKFLKAFPANFISEGLDQTRGWFYTLTVLGTYLFNTAPYQNVIVSGIVLASDGKKMSKRLKNYPDPSIVLEKYGADALRLYLINSPVLRAETLKFKEEGVREVVSSVLLPWYNSYKFFKDAADLFKKENNVNFVYDSTLKSTNVMDRWLLASIQSLIKFIHVEMSEYRLYTVVPRLLSLIDELTNWYIRFNRRRLKGYSDEGVDDTRVGLNTLTEALLTLSRAMAPFTPYLSDGIYQRLKPYFTDEELEKYCVNPNMKDTRSIHFLSYPSVKEELFDTEIEVAVSRMQKVIDLGRNIREKKTISLKTPLKELVILHSDPGYLRDVESLKGYITDELNVRNLVITSDEAKYGVEYTVVADWPVLGKKLKKDAKRVKAALPNVSSAEVQKFAESGKITVDGIDLVTEDLQVQRGLPTEKASHGQESRSQQDVLIILDVNMYPELQSEGLARELINRVQRLRKKAGLNTTDDIKVEYNLIKDTINFENVIKDHEGILVKSTKRPLEPFTSDESKVIIDEEQTINDTTFNLRLLRI